A genomic stretch from Antarcticibacterium flavum includes:
- a CDS encoding DUF433 domain-containing protein, giving the protein MKEETNRITINPDICHGKPTIRGLRYPVENMLELLASGMTIEDLLEDYPDLEREDFLACLDYAA; this is encoded by the coding sequence ATGAAGGAAGAAACAAACAGAATTACTATTAACCCCGATATTTGCCACGGAAAACCAACCATTAGGGGTTTGAGATATCCTGTGGAGAATATGCTGGAATTATTGGCATCCGGAATGACTATAGAAGATTTATTGGAAGATTATCCAGATTTGGAGCGGGAAGATTTTTTGGCATGTCTTGATTATGCGGCTTAA
- a CDS encoding type II toxin-antitoxin system RelE/ParE family toxin, whose translation MAKKIIWSRRAQNDRKEILSYWLKRNKTNTYSKKLNGLFIEAVKIISDYPDIGKITDEGRARIKIVGDYIIIYEIEKETILLLTIWDSRQNPEKLKGILKE comes from the coding sequence ATGGCTAAAAAAATAATTTGGTCTCGAAGAGCCCAGAATGACAGAAAAGAAATTTTAAGCTATTGGCTAAAAAGAAATAAAACGAACACGTACAGTAAAAAGCTAAATGGTTTATTTATAGAAGCAGTAAAAATAATTTCTGACTATCCTGACATTGGAAAGATAACAGACGAAGGAAGGGCTAGAATTAAAATTGTTGGTGATTATATTATCATTTATGAAATTGAAAAGGAAACGATTTTACTTTTGACAATTTGGGACAGCAGGCAAAATCCTGAAAAACTTAAAGGAATTTTAAAGGAATAG
- a CDS encoding IS110 family RNA-guided transposase: MKKIHNHAAGIDIGARKIFVGLEGREVKSFETFTEDLEMAADYLIDNNIETVALEATGVYWVILFDILQARGIDVWLVDGRSTKQVPGRKTDVKDCQWIQQLHSHGLLSRCFVAEDLVQELREYQRLREDHIRSAAMHINHMQKALTMMNIRLKEVLSQVHGASGLRVIRAILKGERNPKVLVELCEKSILKTKRELVIKSLKGHYTQAGLFALEQAVACYDFYQVQIVRCDEKLDEVLKKMSGENGDASLKPGKKKTRKPIRHHKPKIKNLDRYLLSVFNHRDATVLPGITDYTWMQLLAEVGTDMKKWATEKHFTSWLGLAPKQHHSGKMRKNHKSKGQPKAGLIFKQVATSLLNSKKIALGAFGRKLRARKGPSHAIKAMARKLAELYWKLFVRGLDYIEKGIKDYEEKINLNKERSVRKMAKELGMVISYNTAS; this comes from the coding sequence ATGAAGAAAATTCACAACCATGCTGCGGGCATTGATATTGGAGCCCGCAAAATTTTTGTAGGTCTTGAAGGGAGAGAAGTAAAAAGCTTCGAGACTTTTACTGAGGATTTGGAAATGGCAGCGGATTATTTGATCGATAATAATATCGAAACTGTTGCTTTGGAAGCCACTGGAGTTTATTGGGTTATTCTCTTTGATATTCTACAGGCCAGAGGAATCGATGTCTGGTTGGTAGATGGGAGAAGTACTAAACAAGTTCCCGGCAGAAAAACAGATGTAAAGGATTGCCAGTGGATACAACAGTTACATAGCCATGGTCTTCTTAGCAGATGTTTTGTAGCAGAAGATCTTGTCCAGGAACTTCGGGAATATCAACGCCTTCGGGAAGATCACATTCGCAGTGCGGCAATGCATATAAATCATATGCAAAAAGCCCTCACCATGATGAACATCCGCTTAAAAGAAGTTTTAAGTCAAGTACATGGAGCCAGTGGATTGAGGGTAATCAGAGCTATTCTCAAAGGAGAAAGAAACCCGAAAGTCCTGGTGGAGTTATGCGAAAAAAGCATTTTAAAAACAAAAAGGGAACTGGTAATAAAATCTCTAAAAGGGCACTACACTCAGGCAGGTCTATTCGCACTGGAGCAGGCAGTTGCTTGCTATGATTTTTATCAGGTACAAATAGTGCGGTGTGATGAAAAATTGGATGAAGTTCTTAAGAAGATGAGCGGAGAGAATGGTGATGCATCCCTAAAACCCGGCAAGAAAAAAACAAGGAAGCCTATAAGGCATCACAAACCCAAGATTAAAAACCTCGACCGCTATCTACTAAGTGTATTTAACCATAGGGATGCCACTGTTCTGCCTGGAATAACAGATTATACCTGGATGCAACTCCTTGCCGAGGTAGGTACAGATATGAAGAAATGGGCAACAGAAAAACATTTTACTTCCTGGCTTGGCCTTGCTCCAAAACAGCACCACTCCGGCAAAATGAGGAAAAACCATAAATCAAAAGGTCAGCCCAAAGCAGGATTAATCTTCAAACAAGTGGCCACAAGCCTTCTCAACAGCAAAAAAATTGCACTAGGTGCCTTCGGCAGAAAACTAAGAGCCAGAAAGGGACCGAGCCACGCTATAAAAGCAATGGCCAGAAAACTGGCAGAACTTTACTGGAAGTTATTTGTTAGAGGTTTAGATTATATAGAAAAAGGAATAAAAGATTATGAAGAGAAAATTAACCTCAACAAAGAAAGAAGTGTAAGAAAAATGGCGAAAGAGCTTGGGATGGTAATTAGCTATAATACAGCTAGTTAA
- a CDS encoding N-acetylneuraminate synthase family protein, producing the protein MFIIAEIAQAHEGSLGIAHSYIDALAKTGVDAVKFQVHIAEAESSEFEPFRVTFSTQDKTRFDYWKRMEFSFEQWQELKAHCEEVGVEFMASPFSNAAVDLLEKLEVKRYKIGSGEVGNFLMLEKIAATGKPVILSSGMSSFEELDCTVEFLQKKNVEYSILQCTTAYPTRPENYGLNIIQELKKRYKVPVGYSDHSAKIETCIAATALGAEILEFHAIFSREMFGPDASSSLEIAEITQLVSAVKNIQIALQHPIDKNDNSAYGELKSIFEKSLAVNKALQAGHVLRFEDLESKKPKGFGISATHFQKVIGKKLKKGLKKWDFLNEEDVE; encoded by the coding sequence ATGTTTATAATTGCCGAGATTGCACAAGCACATGAGGGAAGCCTTGGCATCGCTCATTCTTATATCGATGCATTAGCTAAGACCGGAGTGGATGCCGTGAAATTCCAGGTGCATATCGCGGAGGCGGAGAGTAGCGAGTTTGAGCCGTTTCGGGTGACGTTCTCTACCCAGGATAAAACCCGATTTGACTACTGGAAGCGAATGGAATTCAGCTTTGAGCAGTGGCAGGAGTTGAAGGCGCATTGTGAGGAAGTTGGGGTGGAGTTTATGGCTTCGCCATTCAGCAATGCAGCTGTGGATCTTTTGGAGAAGCTGGAGGTGAAACGCTACAAAATAGGATCGGGGGAAGTCGGCAACTTTCTGATGCTGGAAAAGATCGCGGCGACCGGGAAACCTGTGATCCTGTCTTCGGGGATGAGTTCATTTGAGGAGTTGGATTGCACAGTGGAATTTCTTCAGAAGAAAAATGTCGAATATTCTATTCTGCAATGCACGACCGCCTACCCTACCCGTCCGGAAAATTACGGACTCAATATCATTCAGGAATTAAAGAAAAGATATAAAGTCCCGGTGGGATATTCAGATCATTCCGCAAAAATCGAAACCTGCATAGCCGCTACTGCTTTGGGAGCAGAGATCCTGGAGTTCCATGCCATCTTCAGCAGGGAAATGTTCGGCCCCGATGCTTCTTCCTCTCTTGAAATAGCCGAGATCACACAGCTGGTTTCCGCAGTGAAAAACATCCAGATTGCACTGCAGCATCCAATTGATAAAAATGATAATTCCGCTTACGGCGAACTTAAAAGCATTTTTGAGAAATCTTTGGCGGTGAATAAAGCGCTGCAGGCAGGGCACGTGCTTAGGTTTGAGGATCTGGAGTCTAAGAAGCCAAAAGGATTCGGAATTAGCGCTACCCACTTTCAGAAAGTAATTGGGAAAAAGCTGAAGAAAGGTTTGAAGAAATGGGATTTTCTCAATGAGGAGGATGTTGAGTAG
- a CDS encoding type II toxin-antitoxin system PemK/MazF family toxin — MNYDQGDIVLVPFPFTMGTSAKPRPAIVVSNSIVNKTQDVILAQITSKPRKDLFSYVLDSDKLSDSLNLASQVRCHKIFIIEKSTIYKKISKLNDEGITELKSKIFSLF; from the coding sequence ATGAATTATGATCAAGGAGATATCGTTTTAGTTCCTTTTCCCTTTACAATGGGAACTAGTGCAAAACCCCGTCCAGCAATAGTAGTCTCTAATTCTATTGTTAATAAAACTCAGGATGTCATTTTAGCTCAAATTACATCTAAGCCTAGAAAAGATTTGTTCTCCTATGTTCTAGATTCGGATAAATTAAGTGATTCGTTAAATCTCGCAAGTCAAGTAAGATGTCATAAAATATTTATTATAGAGAAATCTACAATTTATAAGAAGATTTCTAAATTGAATGATGAAGGCATTACTGAATTGAAGAGCAAAATTTTTAGTTTATTTTAA
- a CDS encoding UPF0175 family protein, whose protein sequence is MKKMTLEIPENIDLDEQDAKRFLAAKLYEVGKLSLGQAADLAGLSKIAFSEILKDYNVSLVNYSPSDISRDAAQI, encoded by the coding sequence ATGAAAAAGATGACATTAGAAATCCCAGAGAATATAGATCTTGATGAACAAGACGCTAAGAGATTTTTGGCGGCTAAATTATATGAAGTTGGGAAGCTTTCTCTTGGGCAGGCAGCGGATCTTGCAGGATTGTCTAAAATAGCTTTTTCTGAAATACTTAAAGATTACAATGTTTCCCTGGTCAATTATTCTCCTTCTGATATAAGCAGGGATGCAGCACAAATCTAA
- a CDS encoding DUF3368 domain-containing protein, with protein MQHKSNLILDTSCLIILSKIKELELLRGISNRVYVTPSIHTEYGQPIPEWILIVKPENSHYQKILELDLDKGEASAIALSIEIQDSVLILDELKGRKIADRLNLKYSGTFGVILKAKQTGLIKSVKPVIDKMKLTDFRFSDRLYEEIIDLAGE; from the coding sequence ATGCAGCACAAATCTAACCTTATCCTGGATACCAGCTGTTTAATAATTCTTAGCAAAATAAAAGAACTTGAATTGTTAAGAGGTATTAGTAATAGGGTATATGTGACTCCGTCAATCCATACAGAATATGGTCAACCAATTCCTGAATGGATACTAATTGTAAAACCGGAAAACAGCCATTATCAAAAAATCCTGGAATTAGACCTGGACAAAGGAGAGGCAAGTGCAATTGCACTTTCTATAGAGATACAGGATTCAGTTTTAATTCTTGACGAATTAAAGGGGAGAAAAATTGCAGACCGGCTAAATCTCAAATATTCAGGAACGTTTGGAGTGATCTTAAAGGCAAAGCAAACAGGATTAATAAAATCTGTCAAACCGGTAATTGATAAAATGAAATTAACCGACTTTAGATTTAGCGATCGATTATATGAGGAAATAATTGATTTGGCGGGGGAATAA
- a CDS encoding polysaccharide pyruvyl transferase family protein, translating to MNKIKNSPSSTPKKIPLFYWSEVKFIFREKENYGDLLSKYLVERISGREVKFVQPKKQPWYRRDKKNYVAIGSIIHHADKNSIVWGSGIIDHQQPIAEAKFTAVRGPRTRQYLQSLGYECPEVYGDPAILLPDYYSPEVEKKFKLGIVPHYHDYENAQKIFSGWEGVKVIDLLTMDVEATTREILECKKILSTSLHGLIVAHTYKIPAVWVKMSDKIFGNDIKYADYLESVGIETYSPIFVKERISEEGISGIFKNHPVLVSDTKLKNLKAGLLEVKPF from the coding sequence TTGAATAAGATTAAAAACTCCCCTTCCTCAACACCTAAAAAGATTCCCTTATTTTACTGGAGCGAAGTGAAATTTATTTTCAGGGAGAAGGAGAATTATGGGGATCTTCTTTCTAAATATCTGGTGGAACGTATTAGTGGGAGGGAAGTTAAATTTGTTCAACCCAAAAAACAGCCATGGTACAGGCGGGACAAAAAGAATTACGTGGCCATAGGTAGTATTATTCATCATGCAGATAAGAACAGCATAGTGTGGGGGAGTGGGATAATAGATCACCAACAGCCAATAGCTGAAGCTAAATTTACAGCAGTACGCGGCCCAAGAACCCGGCAATATCTTCAGAGCCTTGGCTATGAATGTCCCGAAGTATACGGAGATCCCGCCATTCTTTTACCAGATTATTATAGTCCCGAAGTAGAGAAGAAGTTTAAATTAGGGATTGTGCCACATTATCATGATTATGAGAATGCACAAAAAATATTTTCCGGATGGGAAGGAGTCAAAGTGATTGATCTATTAACAATGGATGTCGAAGCCACCACACGAGAAATTTTGGAATGTAAAAAAATACTCTCCACCTCACTTCACGGATTAATAGTAGCGCATACCTATAAAATTCCTGCGGTATGGGTAAAGATGTCTGATAAAATATTCGGAAATGATATCAAATATGCCGATTATCTGGAATCGGTAGGCATAGAAACTTACAGTCCTATTTTTGTAAAGGAGAGAATTTCTGAAGAGGGTATTTCCGGAATATTTAAAAATCATCCTGTATTGGTATCTGATACAAAACTTAAAAATTTAAAAGCCGGGCTTTTGGAAGTAAAACCGTTTTAA
- a CDS encoding class I SAM-dependent methyltransferase, which produces MNSDNQQKNKDHYDRLYNSGQVKNILHWINNVDAFLKSASTTEPSWFAIYKNNFKDKLPGKKILEMGCGDCTNAAVMAALGAEVYANDIADSSGEIIELLNQNFEFKHPIKFIAGDFIENNLEADQFDFVIGKAFLHHLELPLEEKFLRETGRLLKIEGEARFFEPAVNSRFIDAIRWHIPVGNRPSKLNKRKFREWKLNDPHPDRTFSSSHFENAGKKFFQEVEIHPIGTLERFSRILKWGNKQNKFKRWALNAETFLPSSLNKAFTRSQLIIYRKPL; this is translated from the coding sequence ATGAATTCAGACAATCAGCAGAAGAACAAAGATCATTATGATCGTCTTTATAATTCGGGGCAGGTTAAAAATATACTGCATTGGATCAACAATGTGGATGCATTTCTCAAATCCGCTTCTACAACAGAACCGAGTTGGTTTGCCATCTACAAGAACAATTTTAAAGACAAATTACCGGGGAAGAAGATTTTGGAAATGGGATGTGGCGATTGTACGAATGCTGCAGTGATGGCAGCTTTGGGCGCAGAAGTCTATGCAAACGATATTGCCGATTCCAGCGGAGAAATAATAGAACTATTAAATCAAAATTTTGAATTTAAACATCCTATAAAATTTATTGCAGGTGATTTTATTGAAAATAACCTGGAAGCCGATCAATTTGATTTTGTCATCGGGAAAGCTTTTCTTCATCATCTTGAACTTCCACTGGAGGAAAAATTTCTCAGGGAAACAGGACGGCTGCTAAAAATTGAGGGAGAAGCGCGTTTTTTTGAGCCAGCTGTAAATTCCAGGTTTATTGATGCAATTCGCTGGCACATTCCTGTCGGGAACCGGCCTTCAAAATTAAATAAACGAAAATTTAGGGAATGGAAGTTGAACGATCCTCACCCGGACCGGACTTTTAGTAGTAGTCATTTCGAAAATGCGGGAAAGAAATTCTTTCAGGAGGTAGAAATCCACCCCATAGGAACTCTGGAAAGGTTTAGCCGGATCTTAAAATGGGGTAACAAACAAAATAAATTTAAGAGGTGGGCACTAAATGCAGAAACCTTTCTACCCTCCTCTTTAAATAAAGCCTTTACCCGCAGTCAATTAATAATCTACAGAAAGCCTTTATGA
- a CDS encoding glycosyltransferase family 4 protein, with protein sequence MMHLAFLTPEYPHPFSTPSGGLGTSIRNLAEKLSKKGERITIFVYGQMHYKIFEERGINFHYIKQRNYPFLGWWFHRKFLEKYINRVIKEQKIDVLEGPDWTGITAFMDIKCPVIIRLHGSDSYFCRLENRPQKKKNFWFEKFALAGADELLSVSQFTAQKTAEIFNIKREIKVIPNSIDVNIFKPTGENVIPGRILYFGSIIRKKGVLELVEIFSYISKKNPEARLLMAGRDVIDVETQKSTRELFLEKLPKELVVNVQWLGTLAPMQVREEISRATVIVLPSFAEALPMAWLEAMAMEKAMVTSNVGWAEEIMIDGKTGFTVHPTNHELYAKKVLKLLNDPELASGMGKAARNQVILQFSSEVVVEKNLRFYRSIIGK encoded by the coding sequence ATGATGCACCTAGCCTTCCTAACACCGGAATATCCACATCCGTTTTCCACTCCATCAGGGGGATTGGGTACGAGTATTAGAAATCTGGCTGAGAAATTGTCGAAAAAAGGCGAAAGGATAACCATCTTCGTCTATGGTCAAATGCATTACAAAATTTTTGAAGAAAGAGGGATAAACTTTCACTATATTAAACAACGCAATTATCCTTTCCTGGGGTGGTGGTTTCACCGTAAATTTCTTGAGAAATATATCAACAGGGTGATCAAAGAGCAGAAAATTGATGTTCTGGAAGGACCTGACTGGACAGGCATTACCGCTTTTATGGATATAAAATGCCCTGTGATTATTCGCCTTCACGGGAGTGATAGTTATTTTTGCAGGCTGGAAAACAGGCCACAGAAAAAAAAGAATTTCTGGTTTGAGAAATTTGCACTAGCGGGAGCAGATGAACTCCTGTCTGTTAGTCAATTTACTGCCCAAAAAACAGCTGAGATCTTTAATATAAAAAGGGAAATTAAAGTCATTCCTAATTCCATTGATGTAAACATTTTTAAACCCACAGGGGAAAATGTGATTCCGGGGAGGATTTTGTACTTCGGGAGTATAATCAGAAAAAAGGGGGTGCTTGAACTTGTCGAAATATTTAGTTATATCAGTAAAAAAAATCCTGAAGCGAGGCTTCTAATGGCGGGAAGAGATGTGATAGACGTAGAAACACAGAAATCAACACGTGAATTGTTTCTTGAAAAATTACCAAAGGAATTAGTGGTAAATGTGCAATGGTTGGGAACATTGGCACCTATGCAAGTACGGGAAGAAATTTCAAGAGCTACTGTGATCGTTCTTCCAAGTTTTGCTGAAGCATTACCTATGGCATGGCTTGAAGCCATGGCTATGGAGAAAGCAATGGTAACTTCAAACGTAGGTTGGGCAGAGGAGATCATGATTGACGGGAAGACCGGATTTACCGTTCATCCGACGAACCATGAGCTTTATGCAAAAAAAGTTCTTAAATTATTAAATGATCCCGAACTCGCCTCCGGGATGGGGAAGGCTGCAAGAAACCAGGTGATATTGCAATTTTCTTCAGAGGTGGTGGTTGAGAAAAACCTCCGTTTTTACCGTTCCATCATAGGCAAATAA
- a CDS encoding glycosyltransferase family 28 protein, which translates to MPTKKVLILLPDGLGLRNFAFTSFVEMGEQRGWDVVFWNHTAFDLTALGLKEIKLSGKARAKTDLLKRAKIEVELDHFTTKFGDTVYQDYKFPAYNKGLKAKLKNQIVNSLVRSHQGEKGLQQLRKALQASERRGSFYRNCKQVLEEEKPDFVFCTNQRPVNAIAPLTAAQDLGIPTASFIFSWDNLPKATMVVQPDHYFVWSEYMKKELLSYYPQIGNEQIHITGSPQFEPHFDLSLRQSREEFFYVNGLDSARKYICFSGDDVTTSPYDHQYLDYLAGVVKLLNNKGYNLGIIFRRCPVDFTDRYQQVLGQYKDLIVPVAPKWEKTGKNWSTVFPTKEDLSIQINTILHSEMVVNLGSSMVFDFAIFKKPCLYVNYEPKNKDRVDWSVKKIYNFVHFRSMPTGEEVFWLDSKREMALKIEMALTNPAPTVEKAMRWFEKINQPPAGESSGRIWDAINGITKNE; encoded by the coding sequence ATGCCTACTAAAAAAGTTTTAATTCTTCTCCCTGATGGTTTGGGCCTTCGCAATTTTGCATTCACCTCCTTTGTGGAAATGGGCGAACAAAGAGGCTGGGATGTGGTATTCTGGAACCACACTGCATTTGATTTAACCGCCCTTGGCTTAAAAGAAATAAAACTGAGCGGAAAAGCCAGGGCAAAAACAGATCTGCTTAAAAGAGCTAAGATTGAAGTCGAGCTTGACCATTTCACCACAAAGTTTGGAGATACCGTTTATCAGGATTACAAATTCCCTGCATACAATAAAGGGCTAAAAGCTAAATTAAAAAATCAAATAGTCAATTCCTTAGTGCGAAGTCACCAGGGGGAAAAAGGTTTGCAACAGCTGAGAAAAGCTTTACAGGCTTCAGAAAGAAGGGGAAGTTTTTACCGCAACTGTAAACAGGTCCTGGAAGAGGAAAAACCTGATTTCGTATTCTGCACAAATCAAAGGCCCGTGAATGCGATTGCTCCCTTGACAGCGGCTCAGGATCTTGGAATACCAACCGCAAGCTTTATCTTTTCCTGGGACAACCTTCCAAAAGCAACTATGGTGGTACAGCCTGATCATTATTTTGTGTGGAGTGAATATATGAAGAAGGAGCTCCTGTCCTATTATCCTCAAATTGGGAATGAGCAGATCCATATAACCGGAAGCCCCCAATTCGAACCTCATTTTGACCTCAGCCTGAGACAAAGTAGAGAAGAATTCTTTTACGTAAATGGCCTGGATTCTGCCAGGAAGTATATCTGTTTCAGCGGTGATGATGTTACCACCTCTCCCTATGATCACCAATATTTAGACTATCTTGCCGGAGTTGTAAAGCTGTTAAACAACAAGGGCTATAACTTGGGAATTATCTTTAGACGTTGCCCGGTGGATTTTACAGATCGTTATCAACAAGTACTTGGTCAATACAAAGATCTGATAGTTCCTGTAGCTCCAAAATGGGAAAAGACCGGAAAAAACTGGAGTACTGTATTTCCTACAAAAGAAGACCTTAGCATACAGATAAACACCATCCTGCATTCTGAAATGGTAGTCAATTTAGGTTCATCTATGGTTTTCGATTTTGCTATTTTTAAAAAACCATGTCTCTATGTAAATTATGAACCGAAAAATAAAGACAGGGTTGATTGGTCTGTTAAAAAGATCTATAATTTCGTTCATTTTCGCTCAATGCCAACCGGTGAAGAAGTATTTTGGTTAGATTCAAAAAGAGAGATGGCTCTGAAAATTGAAATGGCGTTAACAAATCCTGCACCAACTGTAGAAAAGGCAATGAGATGGTTTGAAAAAATTAATCAACCTCCCGCCGGTGAAAGTTCAGGAAGAATATGGGATGCTATAAACGGTATTACTAAAAATGAATAA
- a CDS encoding FkbM family methyltransferase, protein MIKKILIRLGVKNLIGLLKISKNLQSEGWHLSLKKNSALDSNGDELPWYTYPFIHFLKQRLNKDLVVFEYGSGNSTIWYSKRVKQVVSVEHNVEWFNKIKSRVSNSSNVDYIFKNLGSGEYQNEILNYNNAFHIVVIDGLQRVQCSLNTLGALKEDGVIIWDNSDRSEYEEGYNFLLSQGFKRIDFWGIGPLNYYSWSTSVFYKDGNCLNI, encoded by the coding sequence TTGATTAAAAAAATCCTGATTCGTTTAGGGGTCAAAAATTTAATTGGCCTTTTAAAAATTTCGAAAAATCTTCAAAGTGAAGGATGGCATTTAAGCTTGAAGAAGAATAGCGCCTTAGATAGTAATGGAGACGAATTGCCATGGTATACCTATCCGTTTATTCATTTTTTAAAGCAAAGGCTGAATAAAGATTTGGTAGTATTTGAATATGGTAGTGGAAATTCGACTATATGGTATTCGAAAAGGGTTAAGCAAGTTGTTTCCGTTGAACACAATGTAGAATGGTTTAACAAAATCAAATCCAGGGTGAGTAATTCATCCAATGTAGATTATATTTTTAAAAATTTGGGTTCCGGAGAATATCAGAATGAAATTCTGAATTATAACAATGCATTCCATATTGTAGTAATTGATGGGTTACAAAGAGTTCAGTGTAGTCTTAATACTTTAGGAGCTTTAAAGGAAGACGGAGTTATAATTTGGGATAACAGTGATAGAAGCGAATATGAGGAAGGCTATAATTTCTTACTTTCCCAGGGATTTAAGAGAATTGATTTTTGGGGCATTGGTCCCCTTAATTATTACTCCTGGTCGACATCAGTTTTTTATAAGGATGGAAATTGTTTAAACATATAG
- a CDS encoding class I SAM-dependent methyltransferase, whose translation MNRLKLLQDLVDQNKYENFLEIGSHKGKTLLPLRCKFKTAVDPAFRISPSFFLKHLYQNPDNLRNRYFMMTSDQFFDQKKSYLKKKGNMHLIFIDGLHTFEASLNDVLNSLYWLDPKGAIVLHDCFPPSEAAATPATSLKEAAGMNIPDWSGTWCGDVWKTIAYLKKRYGEALNINVVNADMGLGIVRLNNNQNKIDKDLDRGLFSKINAMSYVDLQKNPQSLINLCEFHEVPGV comes from the coding sequence ATGAACAGACTTAAGCTATTACAGGATCTGGTGGATCAGAATAAATATGAGAATTTCCTTGAAATAGGGTCTCACAAGGGAAAGACGCTTCTGCCTTTAAGATGTAAATTTAAAACTGCAGTTGATCCGGCTTTCAGAATTTCTCCTTCTTTTTTTTTGAAACACTTGTATCAAAATCCCGATAATTTGAGAAATCGATATTTCATGATGACCAGTGATCAATTCTTTGATCAAAAAAAATCCTATTTGAAGAAAAAAGGAAATATGCACTTGATCTTTATCGATGGATTACACACTTTTGAAGCCAGTCTTAACGATGTTTTAAATTCGCTTTACTGGTTAGATCCCAAAGGTGCAATTGTGTTACATGATTGTTTTCCGCCTTCAGAGGCTGCTGCTACGCCTGCCACATCTTTGAAGGAGGCAGCAGGAATGAATATTCCCGATTGGAGCGGGACCTGGTGTGGTGACGTTTGGAAAACAATTGCGTATTTAAAAAAGAGATACGGGGAAGCTCTTAATATAAATGTTGTAAATGCTGACATGGGCTTGGGTATAGTGCGTTTAAACAATAATCAGAATAAGATTGATAAAGATCTGGATAGGGGGCTGTTTTCAAAAATTAATGCAATGAGCTATGTAGATTTGCAAAAGAACCCTCAATCGTTGATAAACCTTTGTGAATTTCACGAAGTTCCCGGGGTTTAA
- a CDS encoding FkbM family methyltransferase — translation MTFTSGNLGKSIKKRIKKFLFRLQPYSHLFSQGGEDAILYGIFYKKIKKGTTGFFVDVGAYHPFIHSNTYLFYLKGWRGINIDANPGSMKEFKKKRPRDINLELGISDKNGYSTFYVLHEDSTMNTFSAANLQEHNMLQAVEKKKKIETRTLESVLDEYSEEFTEIDLFSIDVEGFDQVVLESNNWSKYRPKVIVVEMNCSDIHDVMKHEISLFLYKKEYKIVAKNLIRKDLASVFFVSNDFDY, via the coding sequence ATGACCTTTACTTCCGGAAACTTAGGGAAATCGATTAAAAAAAGAATCAAGAAATTTTTATTTCGCCTTCAACCATACTCACATCTTTTTTCTCAGGGAGGAGAAGATGCCATTCTGTATGGGATCTTTTACAAGAAAATAAAAAAAGGAACAACAGGGTTCTTTGTAGATGTTGGTGCCTATCATCCCTTCATACACTCAAATACTTACCTGTTCTATCTCAAAGGGTGGAGAGGAATTAATATTGATGCTAATCCTGGAAGTATGAAGGAATTTAAAAAGAAAAGGCCAAGGGATATAAATCTGGAATTGGGTATAAGTGATAAAAATGGATATTCAACATTTTATGTTCTACATGAGGATTCTACAATGAATACTTTTTCAGCAGCAAACCTTCAGGAGCATAATATGTTACAAGCCGTAGAGAAAAAAAAGAAAATTGAGACAAGAACTCTTGAGAGTGTTCTGGATGAATACTCCGAAGAATTTACGGAAATTGATCTTTTTAGTATAGATGTTGAGGGATTTGACCAGGTGGTTCTGGAATCAAACAATTGGTCAAAGTACAGACCAAAGGTAATCGTTGTAGAAATGAACTGTTCTGATATTCATGATGTAATGAAACATGAAATAAGTCTTTTTCTTTACAAAAAGGAGTATAAAATAGTGGCTAAAAATCTTATAAGAAAAGATCTGGCCAGTGTGTTTTTTGTTTCCAATGATTTTGATTATTGA